The Haloplanus sp. CK5-1 genome contains a region encoding:
- a CDS encoding creatininase family protein produces the protein MYIADETWPELGDYFADESLALVPLGSTEQHGPHLPLATDHLIAEAYAREAAEQTGFLRTPTINVGVSPHHRQFHGTMWVDAPVFRDYVESFTRNLAYHGIDRVIYVNAHGGNVDHLREVGRRLRDDEALYAVEWMWNDSIPELVDDLFEQNGPHGGPKETAMIQHLHPELVREDRLADARDGGVPNVEAADTIKHGARTFYDAADNTDNGVLGDQTDATAEKGERMFEAAVDQLCQLCDWLDDQPFEDLLPKPHV, from the coding sequence ATGTACATCGCAGACGAGACCTGGCCGGAACTGGGCGACTACTTCGCGGACGAGTCGCTGGCGCTCGTCCCCCTCGGATCGACGGAACAGCACGGCCCCCACCTCCCCCTCGCGACCGACCACCTGATCGCGGAGGCCTACGCCCGCGAAGCCGCCGAGCAGACCGGATTCCTCCGTACGCCGACCATCAACGTCGGCGTCAGCCCACACCACAGACAGTTCCACGGGACGATGTGGGTCGACGCCCCCGTGTTCCGGGACTACGTCGAGTCGTTCACCCGCAACCTCGCGTACCACGGCATCGACCGCGTGATCTACGTCAACGCCCACGGCGGCAACGTCGACCACCTCCGCGAGGTGGGGCGTCGGCTCCGCGACGACGAGGCACTGTACGCCGTCGAGTGGATGTGGAACGACAGTATCCCCGAGTTGGTCGACGACCTGTTCGAGCAGAACGGTCCCCACGGCGGTCCGAAGGAGACGGCGATGATCCAACATCTCCACCCCGAGTTGGTTCGCGAGGACCGCCTCGCAGACGCCCGCGACGGTGGCGTACCGAACGTCGAGGCGGCAGACACGATCAAACACGGCGCGCGGACCTTCTACGACGCCGCCGACAACACCGACAACGGCGTCCTCGGCGACCAGACCGACGCCACCGCCGAGAAGGGCGAACGCATGTTCGAGGCGGCCGTCGACCAGCTCTGTCAGCTCTGTGACTGGCTCGACGACCAGCCCTTCGAGGATCTGCTGCCGAAGCCCCACGTCTGA
- a CDS encoding IS4 family transposase, with amino-acid sequence MGSVTYTPPDSVIVDRIQRAFPSDELRERARATSLVERERKFDIVALFYTLSFGFAAGSDRSLQAFLERYVEMADCEELSYAAFHDWFEPGFVALLREILDDAIENLDTGRAELNGRLERFRDVLIADATIVSLYQDAADIYAATGEDQAELKLHLTESLSTGLPTRFRTTDGTTHDRSQLPTGEWVADALILLDLGFYDFWLFDRIDQNGGWFVSRVKENANFEIVEELRTWRGNSIPLEGESLQAVLDDLQRQEIDVRITLSFERKGGSGASATRTFRLVGLRNEETEEYHLYLTNLGKDDYSAPDIAQLYRARWEVELLFKELKSRFGLDEINTTDAYIIEALIIMAAISLLMSRVIVDELRSLEARQREAEAAEDADSSASRLPRRRCSLAVERHAHLIQLYLMVELGYELPDLDELLLWVARNPNPHRDRLREQVERGEFGFDRH; translated from the coding sequence GTGGGAAGTGTGACCTATACCCCACCGGATTCGGTGATTGTTGACCGGATTCAAAGAGCGTTTCCCTCCGACGAGTTGCGCGAGCGCGCTCGCGCAACATCACTTGTCGAACGAGAGCGGAAGTTCGACATCGTTGCGCTATTCTACACGCTCTCGTTCGGTTTCGCCGCTGGATCAGACCGCTCTCTCCAGGCATTTCTCGAACGCTACGTCGAGATGGCTGACTGCGAGGAACTCTCTTACGCGGCGTTCCACGACTGGTTCGAACCGGGTTTCGTTGCACTCCTTCGAGAGATTCTCGATGACGCCATCGAAAATCTCGATACCGGACGAGCCGAGTTGAACGGACGTCTCGAACGCTTTCGAGACGTCCTCATTGCCGACGCAACTATCGTTTCGCTGTACCAGGACGCCGCTGATATCTACGCAGCAACTGGCGAAGACCAGGCTGAACTGAAGCTCCACCTCACAGAGTCACTCTCCACCGGCCTTCCAACCCGGTTCCGTACAACCGACGGAACTACTCACGACCGGAGTCAGCTACCCACCGGAGAGTGGGTAGCTGACGCCCTCATACTGCTCGATTTGGGCTTCTACGACTTCTGGCTGTTCGACCGCATCGACCAGAACGGCGGCTGGTTCGTCTCCCGCGTCAAGGAAAACGCGAACTTCGAGATCGTCGAAGAACTGCGGACGTGGCGGGGCAACAGTATCCCACTCGAAGGGGAGTCGCTGCAGGCCGTCCTCGACGACCTGCAGCGACAGGAGATCGACGTCCGCATCACGCTCTCATTCGAGCGCAAGGGAGGGTCGGGCGCCAGCGCGACCCGGACGTTTCGACTGGTCGGCCTGCGCAACGAGGAGACCGAAGAGTACCACCTCTACCTGACGAATCTCGGCAAAGACGACTATAGCGCGCCCGATATTGCGCAGCTCTATCGGGCGCGCTGGGAGGTCGAACTGCTGTTCAAGGAGCTGAAGTCGCGGTTCGGCTTGGATGAGATCAACACGACCGACGCCTACATCATCGAGGCGCTGATCATCATGGCGGCAATTTCGCTGCTGATGAGTCGTGTAATCGTGGATGAGTTACGGTCGCTTGAGGCAAGACAACGAGAGGCCGAAGCCGCCGAAGACGCCGACTCGTCGGCGTCGCGGCTCCCCCGCCGTCGCTGTTCGCTAGCCGTCGAACGCCACGCTCATCTGATCCAGCTGTACCTCATGGTCGAGTTGGGCTACGAACTGCCAGATCTGGACGAGCTGTTGTTATGGGTGGCACGAAATCCAAATCCACACAGAGATCGGTTACGTGAGCAGGTTGAACGAGGTGAGTTCGGCTTTGACCGCCACTAA
- a CDS encoding type II secretion system F family protein produces the protein MSGIDTDTPEYKAYVRDMWKRSLAQFLKHPFRAITRRPLRSFAVTIPVAVLSLVVIVLSGVASPSVSAYQAQPIWTTTVFVVLPLLLLSSGLMLVYEFNRREIAAVNRRFPDVLSSLASANKNGIRLVDCITLVTKRSEGVLAHHLERLEADIRANRDVHDALYRFATDVGVPRVTRVIKILVEADKSSEDLSAILEIGARDTEARFQIDLDRKQAMQPYVLIFFIGVLVYLGMILLLNELFFPIVSEIPAGGFGGFTNTAGTPSEAEPVPITAFQTALYHSSIIQSFGNGLLIGKLVDNNILAGIKYAIPLLLATLVVFHVV, from the coding sequence ATGTCAGGAATAGATACAGACACCCCTGAATACAAAGCTTATGTCCGAGATATGTGGAAGCGATCACTGGCGCAGTTTCTCAAACACCCGTTTCGAGCGATCACGCGTCGGCCACTCCGATCGTTCGCAGTAACCATTCCGGTTGCCGTTCTAAGTTTGGTGGTGATCGTGCTTTCCGGAGTCGCATCGCCATCCGTATCTGCCTATCAGGCGCAACCAATCTGGACGACGACGGTATTCGTCGTGCTCCCGTTGCTACTTTTGAGTAGTGGACTTATGCTTGTTTACGAGTTTAACCGCCGAGAGATTGCCGCGGTCAATCGTCGGTTCCCGGATGTGCTATCGTCGCTTGCAAGCGCCAATAAAAACGGCATACGGCTCGTCGATTGCATCACGCTGGTTACGAAGCGATCCGAGGGCGTACTGGCCCACCACTTGGAGCGATTAGAGGCGGATATTCGTGCGAATCGGGATGTGCATGATGCCTTATATCGATTTGCAACCGATGTCGGTGTCCCCAGAGTGACACGGGTTATCAAAATACTTGTTGAAGCCGATAAATCAAGCGAGGATCTATCCGCGATATTAGAAATCGGGGCGCGAGATACGGAAGCACGGTTTCAGATTGATCTTGACCGAAAACAAGCGATGCAACCGTATGTGCTTATTTTCTTTATCGGGGTGTTGGTCTATTTGGGGATGATTCTTCTCCTCAACGAGTTGTTTTTTCCAATAGTTTCGGAGATCCCAGCAGGGGGATTCGGTGGCTTCACGAATACTGCTGGAACACCTAGTGAAGCCGAACCAGTACCGATAACAGCGTTTCAGACTGCGTTATACCATTCTTCAATAATTCAGTCCTTCGGTAACGGATTACTCATCGGGAAGTTAGTTGATAATAATATTTTAGCCGGGATAAAATACGCTATTCCACTACTTTTGGCAACCCTCGTCGTGTTTCATGTCGTCTGA
- a CDS encoding GAF domain-containing protein: MSDLGDTMCDETLACDATESLAFADVADSDHRSHPAAETVRAYIAAPVVVDGDVYGTLNFSMGEPRSAAFRPADEEFVTLVAQLLGTAIQRRRRAEELERYETILEAVDDPVYALDAEGRFTFVNDAALEFGEMLNVEPRGNNSLATC, encoded by the coding sequence GTGTCCGACCTCGGGGACACGATGTGCGATGAGACGCTCGCTTGCGACGCAACCGAATCGCTCGCGTTCGCCGACGTTGCAGACTCCGACCACCGGAGCCACCCAGCAGCCGAGACCGTTCGTGCATACATCGCAGCCCCAGTCGTCGTCGACGGCGACGTCTACGGTACGCTAAACTTCTCGATGGGGGAACCACGTTCGGCGGCGTTTCGGCCGGCGGACGAAGAGTTCGTCACACTCGTCGCACAGTTGCTCGGTACAGCTATCCAACGTCGCCGCCGGGCTGAGGAGTTGGAGCGGTACGAGACGATTCTCGAAGCGGTCGACGATCCGGTGTACGCGCTGGACGCCGAGGGCCGGTTCACCTTCGTCAACGACGCCGCGCTCGAGTTCGGGGAGATGCTGAACGTGGAACCGAGAGGGAATAACTCTCTCGCGACATGCTAG